In one Bombyx mori chromosome 22, ASM3026992v2 genomic region, the following are encoded:
- the LOC101735779 gene encoding RNA-binding protein 47 isoform X2, whose translation MEPTKNLTRKLLDLMQETGYPLVQHNGQRRYGPPPDWVGPPPQKGCEVFIGNLPREIFEDELVPIFATVGKIYEMRLMMDFSGSNRGYAFVTYTSRSEAYRATRELNHHEIRPGKHIGVVKSVDNCRLFVGNIPKTKSKEEVYEELSNRVTGIVDVILYKNAYDRKLNRGFAFVEFTSHRAAAMARRALIPGCVKLWNEDVMVDWAEPEPDIDDEQMKTHLEKKEYAKSLKEDEGIGSACAGSVCGSPTEVKPPEYKRMDTRYPLAPAKLDSMCKRYMWAPPSYEYQKHIDVGGTEVWIAKVELPYVGLPLLTVPRCVGPLVTRACVSMQQAQIEAAEAALHTIKVLRADVIQRSTMTAVQHVYPSMLPQMPNCVPYPAVYPSQPPTIPVTLPTLWRAV comes from the exons ATGGAACCTACGAAAAACTTGACACGGAAACTCTTGGACCTGATGCAGGAGACAGGGTATCCACTGGTGCAGCACAATGGGCAAAGAAGGTACGGGCCACCTCCAGACTGGGTGGGACCACCGCCTCAAAAAGGCTGTGAAGTATTCATAGGGAATTTACCTAGAGAGATCTTCGAGGATGAACTGGTCCCGATATTCGCCACAGTCGGTAAAATCTACGAGATGCGCCTGATGATGGATTTTTCGGGCTCGAACCGAGGTTACGCATTTGTAACTTATACCTCTCGATCGGAAGCCTACCGCGCTACAAGGGAGTTAAATCACCATGAAATTCGACCAGGGAAACACATTGGCGTCGTGAAATCTGTAGACAACTGTCGGCTCTTTGTGGGGAACATACCGAAAACCAAGTCTAAAGAGGAAGTCTATGAAGAGCTGTCTAACCGCGTTACGGGCATTGTCGATGTGATTTTGTACAAAAACGCCTACGACAGGAAACTGAACAGAGGATTTGCTTTTGTGGAGTTCACATCGCACCGCGCGGCTGCTATGGCGCGGCGCGCGCTCATCCCGGGTTGCGTTAAGCTCTGGAATGAAGATGTGATGGTGGACTGGGCTGAACCGGAACCAGACATTGACGATGAACAGATGAAAACT CATTTGGAGAAGAAAGAATATGCGAAGTCATTGAAAGAAGACGAAGGGATTGGCTCTGCGTGTGCAGGATCAGTCTGTGGCTCTCCAACTGAAGTAAAGCCTCCAGAGTACAAAAGGATGGACACTCGGTATCCACTAGCTCCTGCCAAGCTAGATTCTATGTGCAAGAG atACATGTGGGCCCCGCCATCTTATGAATACCAAAAGCACATTGATGTAGGGGGTACTGAAGTTTGGATTGCGAAGGTAGAATTGCCATATGTGGGACTGCCGTTGCTGACAGTGCCACGCTGTGTTGGACCACTGGTGACGAGAGCTTGTGTCTCTATGCAGCAAGCACAGATAGAGGCTGCTGAAGCTGCATTACATACAATTAAG GTTCTCCGAGCTGACGTCATTCAGCGCTCTACCATGACTGCAGTGCAACATGTTTATCCATCCATGTTGCCTCAAATGCCAAACTGTGTGCCGTACCCTGCTGTCTACCCAAGTCAGCCTCCAACGATTCCAGTAACACTCCCTACCCTCTGGCGAGCTGTTTGA
- the LOC101735779 gene encoding probable RNA-binding protein 46 isoform X1, with translation MEPTKNLTRKLLDLMQETGYPLVQHNGQRRYGPPPDWVGPPPQKGCEVFIGNLPREIFEDELVPIFATVGKIYEMRLMMDFSGSNRGYAFVTYTSRSEAYRATRELNHHEIRPGKHIGVVKSVDNCRLFVGNIPKTKSKEEVYEELSNRVTGIVDVILYKNAYDRKLNRGFAFVEFTSHRAAAMARRALIPGCVKLWNEDVMVDWAEPEPDIDDEQMKTVKVLYVRNFLIKTTPDAIQSVFEAAINAKIQRIKKIYDYAFIHFYEREHAELAMRLLQNSEIDGSNIEIRWAKPVVRELYRIQKLNKGNAKFNNTLDFSQTLLLYKQHLEKKEYAKSLKEDEGIGSACAGSVCGSPTEVKPPEYKRMDTRYPLAPAKLDSMCKRYMWAPPSYEYQKHIDVGGTEVWIAKVELPYVGLPLLTVPRCVGPLVTRACVSMQQAQIEAAEAALHTIKVLRADVIQRSTMTAVQHVYPSMLPQMPNCVPYPAVYPSQPPTIPVTLPTLWRAV, from the exons ATGGAACCTACGAAAAACTTGACACGGAAACTCTTGGACCTGATGCAGGAGACAGGGTATCCACTGGTGCAGCACAATGGGCAAAGAAGGTACGGGCCACCTCCAGACTGGGTGGGACCACCGCCTCAAAAAGGCTGTGAAGTATTCATAGGGAATTTACCTAGAGAGATCTTCGAGGATGAACTGGTCCCGATATTCGCCACAGTCGGTAAAATCTACGAGATGCGCCTGATGATGGATTTTTCGGGCTCGAACCGAGGTTACGCATTTGTAACTTATACCTCTCGATCGGAAGCCTACCGCGCTACAAGGGAGTTAAATCACCATGAAATTCGACCAGGGAAACACATTGGCGTCGTGAAATCTGTAGACAACTGTCGGCTCTTTGTGGGGAACATACCGAAAACCAAGTCTAAAGAGGAAGTCTATGAAGAGCTGTCTAACCGCGTTACGGGCATTGTCGATGTGATTTTGTACAAAAACGCCTACGACAGGAAACTGAACAGAGGATTTGCTTTTGTGGAGTTCACATCGCACCGCGCGGCTGCTATGGCGCGGCGCGCGCTCATCCCGGGTTGCGTTAAGCTCTGGAATGAAGATGTGATGGTGGACTGGGCTGAACCGGAACCAGACATTGACGATGAACAGATGAAAACT GTTAAAGTATTGTACGTACgtaattttcttataaaaacGACTCCGGACGCGATTCAGTCAGTGTTTGAAGCTGCCATTAACGCAAAAATACAACGGATCAAAAAAATTTATGACTACGCGTTCATTCATTTCTATGAGCGTGAGCATGCAGAACTAGCAATGAGGCTGCTTCAGAATTCTGAAATTGATGGTAGCAATATCGAAATAAGATGGGCGAAACCTGTAGTGCGAGAGCTCTACCGTATTCAAAAATTGAACAAAGGCAATGCGAAATTCAATAATACTTTGGACTTCTCCCAAACGCTCTTACTTTATAAACAGCATTTGGAGAAGAAAGAATATGCGAAGTCATTGAAAGAAGACGAAGGGATTGGCTCTGCGTGTGCAGGATCAGTCTGTGGCTCTCCAACTGAAGTAAAGCCTCCAGAGTACAAAAGGATGGACACTCGGTATCCACTAGCTCCTGCCAAGCTAGATTCTATGTGCAAGAG atACATGTGGGCCCCGCCATCTTATGAATACCAAAAGCACATTGATGTAGGGGGTACTGAAGTTTGGATTGCGAAGGTAGAATTGCCATATGTGGGACTGCCGTTGCTGACAGTGCCACGCTGTGTTGGACCACTGGTGACGAGAGCTTGTGTCTCTATGCAGCAAGCACAGATAGAGGCTGCTGAAGCTGCATTACATACAATTAAG GTTCTCCGAGCTGACGTCATTCAGCGCTCTACCATGACTGCAGTGCAACATGTTTATCCATCCATGTTGCCTCAAATGCCAAACTGTGTGCCGTACCCTGCTGTCTACCCAAGTCAGCCTCCAACGATTCCAGTAACACTCCCTACCCTCTGGCGAGCTGTTTGA
- the LOC101735636 gene encoding zonadhesin, with protein sequence MTCSEKDLLMPYPFVRQEYCKAGCVCKEGYLKDDSGKCVARENCPNSDLCSENEIHVNCVLAQCGPMTCSEKDLPMPCPLVRREYCKAGCVCKEGYLKDDSGKCVARENCPNLPSCTRPHEKHAFVMDCPPERSCKNRGIKFSCLADQKREQKCVCDEGYVRNESNECIEEENCDKCSEPNEEYTDCKRTCPPELCISIVAKFNCKSDEPCEAGCACKPGYYRQQNNTSCIPACQCQEMAGTPECRATIDQ encoded by the exons ATGACGTGCTCAGAGAAGGACTTACTTATGCCCTACCCATTTGTGAGGCAAGAGTACTGCAAAGCCGGATGCGTGTGTAAAGAGGGATATCTGAAAGACGATAGCGGTAAATGTGTCGCCCGAGAAAACTGCCCAAATT CTGACCTCTGCTCTGAAAATGAAATACACGTGAACTGTGTCCTAGCACAGTGTGGCCCAATGACGTGCTCAGAGAAGGACTTACCTATGCCCTGCCCATTGGTGAGGCGAGAGTACTGCAAAGCCGGATGCGTGTGTAAAGAGGGATATCTGAAAGACGATAGCGGTAAATGTGTCGCCCGAGAAAACTGCCCAAATT TACCGAGTTGCACACGGCCCCACGAGAAACATGCATTCGTGATGGATTGTCCACCCGAACGGTCGTGCAAAAACAGAGGGATCAAGTTCAGTTGTCTCGCCGACCAGAAACGTGAACAGAAATGCGTTTGTGACGAAGGTTACGTACGGAACGAAAGTAACGAATGTATAGAAGAGGAAAACTGTG ATAAATGCTCTGAACCGAATGAGGAATACACAGATTGCAAGAGAACATGTCCTCCAGAGTTGTGCATTTCCATTGTTGCGAAATTCAATTGTAAATCTGACGAACCATGTGAAGCGGGATGCGCTTGCAAGCCCGGCTACTACAGACAACAGAACAACACGTCGTGCATACCAGCGTGTCAGTGTCAAGAAATGGCGGGAACTCCGGAGTGCCGTGCGACCATTGACCAATGA
- the LOC119630206 gene encoding aspartate--tRNA ligase, mitochondrial codes for MLGHKINPNKIKNVCTLLRRVNTLKHLCNNNRTINSFIKRNENVTSNIPFCRRAHNIKNKHKIDDGRLIINGFTIRTHTCGELRPKNVGERVVICGWVQYSRLSKFLLLRDAYGLTQCIVGSDDTDLSSLQLESVVQIEGMVSIRPRDTVNHEMATGEIEVTIIKLKVLNPSEKVAFNLRNYQKPKEQLRMQHRYIALRFPEMQNNLRTRSQMLHKMRRFLVENYGFIEVETPTLFCRTPGGAREFVVPTRHKGLFYSLVQSPQQFKQMLMSGGIDRYFQVARCYRDETTRPDRQPEFTQLDIELSFTTLEGVLTLIEEMLYDTFTKPLPRPPFNRITYKEALENYGSDKPNLLYDLKFINIKHLFDKKENDNFGAFLLPYPSEMGKLTTKYKEKVKDIAKKYNAKVVFNENISKEYTSDLQERIQDAIGQNRAAIISISEDTENACLCLGEIKDMIISVLKSKELLKVNDNVAPLWVIDFPLFVKGDDGLQPCHHPFTAPHPDDLHLLETEPLKVRSLAYDLVMNGNEIGGGSVRIHSPHLQVKIMKMLNIDPEKLRHFVNALSSGCPPHAGIALGIDRLMAIVCDAESIRDVIAFPKSHDGRDPLSGAPNVLSHSDRNYYHLNHIK; via the coding sequence ATGTTGGGACATAAAATTAatccaaacaaaataaaaaacgtgtGTACACTATTACGAAGagtaaacactttaaaacacctGTGTAACAACAATAGAACAATTAACTCATTTAttaaacgaaatgaaaatgtaACCTCTAATATACCGTTTTGCCGACGcgcacataatattaaaaataaacataaaattgacGATGGACGATTAATAATTAATGGATTCACGATTAGAACTCATACATGCGGAGAATTGAGACCTAAGAATGTCGGTGAAAGAGTCGTCATATGCGGCTGGGTGCAGTATTCACGTCTGTCCAAATTTTTACTGCTTCGAGACGCCTATGGACTCACACAATGCATTGTTGGTAGTGACGATACTGATTTATCCAGCTTACAACTAGAATCTGTAGTACAAATTGAAGGCATGGTTTCCATAAGGCCCAGAGACACAGTGAACCATGAAATGGCTACCGGTGAAATTGAGGTCACCATAATAaagttaaaagttttaaatccATCAGAAAAAGTAGCATTCAACTTAAGAAACTATCAGAAACCAAAAGAACAATTGAGAATGCAACATCGATACATTGCTTTAAGATTTCCCGAGAtgcaaaataatttaagaactAGATCACAGATGCTGCATAAGATGCGGAGATTTCTAGTGGAAAATTATGGGTTTATCGAAGTTGAGACTCCGACACTTTTCTGCAGGACACCAGGTGGTGCTAGAGAATTTGTTGTCCCCACTCGTCATAAAGGATTGTTCTATTCTTTAGTCCAAAGTCCTCAACAATTCAAACAAATGCTTATGTCTGGTGGAATAGACCGGTATTTCCAAGTAGCCAGGTGCTACAGAGACGAGACCACTCGTCCAGACCGTCAACCAGAATTTACTCAGTTGGATATTGAACTATCTTTTACCACTCTAGAAGGAGTTCTAACATTGATTGAAGAGATGCTATATGATACTTTTACGAAACCATTACCAAGACCTCCATTTAATAGAATTACATATAAAGAAGCACTGGAAAATTATGGAAGTGATAAACCAAATTTACTGTATGATTTGAAATTTATAAACATCAAACATTTATTtgacaaaaaagaaaatgacaACTTTGGTGCTTTCCTGCTGCCTTACCCCAGTGAGATGGGGAAGCTTACCACCAAATATAAAGAGAAAGTAAAGGatatagcaaaaaaatataatgcaaAGGTTgtgtttaatgaaaatatatcaAAGGAATATACAAGTGATCTACAAGAGAGAATACAAGATGCCATTGGTCAGAATCGTGCTGCAATTATATCTATAAGTGAAGACACCGAAAATGCCTGCCTATGTTTAGGAGAAATTAAAGATATGATAATATCAGTATTGAAATCTAAGGAGCTGCTAAAAGTTAATGACAATGTTGCACCTCTGTGGGTGATCGACTTCCCGTTATTTGTGAAAGGGGATGATGGACTTCAACCATGCCATCATCCCTTTACAGCGCCTCATCCGGATGACCTACATTTATTAGAAACGGAGCCATTGAAAGTTCGGTCATTAGCATATGATTTAGTGATGAATGGTAATGAAATAGGAGGTGGTTCAGTCCGAATACACAGTCCGCATTTACAAGTTAAAATTATGAAGATGTTGAACATAGATCCAGAGAAATTGAGGCATTTTGTGAATGCATTAAGTAGTGGCTGTCCTCCTCATGCCGGCATTGCTCTTGGTATTGACAGGCTAATGGCAATTGTCTGTGATGCAGAGTCTATAAGAGACGTGATTGCATTCCCCAAGTCTCATGATGGCCGTGACCCTCTGTCAGGTGCACCTAATGTTTTATCACATAGTGAtagaaattattatcatttaaatcatattaaatga